The Aureitalea marina genome includes a window with the following:
- a CDS encoding Ig-like domain-containing protein, giving the protein MKIRLYHLLAVLAMILAFSNCAKRGSPDGGPRDSIAPVILKTSPENYTIYFDTDEIRVTFDEFIRLEDLQQNLIISPPLEYQPEISPFNTSKTLKVKINDTLKENTTYSINFGQSIVDNNEGNPYLYYKYVFSTGSYIDSLTLSGTVRDALLSELAAQPTLMLYEVTEEFTDSVVYLEKPTYITTLRDTTNLFEFTNLKEGRYLLVALQEEQSNYTFQPDTDKIGFIPQMVNVPSDSLFDLVLFKEELDYEVGRARHVSKYHLQLGFQGDGSDLYLEPMSELPDDFEFKRIRNREYDTIQYWFKPAIDVEQQDTLYFMARKGERSDSIIVRTRDLYADSLVVNSISNRTLIPRDSFKIRANTPIVDLNPDLMEIMAQDSTMIVPEVTLNEEFNEASLVFDKADETAYRVRFYPGAITDFYGETNDTLQYNFRTIALSDYGTLDLNLVGQANYPLVVQLVDESYRVVREARLQSQEPINFDYILPAKYYIRLIEDSNDNGRWDSGNFLKRLLPEKVIYYPELIEVRANWSLNETFILGD; this is encoded by the coding sequence ATGAAGATCCGACTCTATCACCTACTAGCAGTCCTGGCCATGATACTGGCCTTTTCCAATTGTGCCAAGAGAGGTTCCCCCGATGGGGGGCCAAGGGATAGTATAGCGCCGGTCATACTGAAAACCAGTCCGGAGAACTACACCATCTACTTCGATACGGACGAGATCCGGGTCACTTTCGACGAGTTTATTCGCCTGGAAGACCTCCAGCAAAACCTCATTATCTCTCCTCCGCTGGAGTACCAGCCCGAAATCAGCCCTTTCAACACTTCCAAGACCTTGAAAGTGAAGATAAATGATACCCTTAAGGAGAATACAACCTATTCGATCAACTTCGGTCAAAGCATAGTTGATAACAACGAAGGAAATCCGTACTTGTATTACAAATACGTGTTCTCAACCGGTTCTTATATCGATAGTCTAACCTTATCTGGTACCGTGAGGGATGCTCTACTATCGGAATTGGCGGCCCAGCCTACCCTGATGTTATACGAAGTGACCGAAGAGTTTACAGATTCTGTGGTCTACCTTGAAAAGCCGACCTACATCACCACCCTTAGGGATACGACCAACCTCTTTGAATTTACTAACCTAAAAGAAGGACGTTATTTACTGGTAGCACTGCAGGAAGAACAGAGTAATTATACCTTCCAGCCGGATACGGATAAGATCGGATTTATCCCCCAGATGGTGAACGTACCTAGTGATAGTCTTTTTGATCTGGTCCTCTTTAAGGAAGAATTGGATTATGAAGTTGGCCGCGCCCGTCATGTAAGCAAATACCATCTACAGTTGGGATTTCAGGGGGATGGATCGGACCTCTACCTGGAGCCCATGTCCGAACTGCCTGATGATTTTGAATTCAAAAGAATACGCAATCGGGAATACGATACCATCCAATATTGGTTTAAACCCGCCATTGATGTAGAACAACAGGACACCCTCTATTTCATGGCCAGGAAAGGGGAACGGTCGGACTCGATAATTGTGCGAACCCGAGACCTGTATGCAGATTCACTGGTGGTGAACTCCATTAGTAATCGCACCCTGATCCCCAGGGATAGCTTTAAAATCAGGGCTAACACCCCTATAGTCGATCTGAATCCTGACCTGATGGAGATCATGGCACAGGACAGCACTATGATAGTCCCTGAAGTAACCCTGAACGAAGAATTCAACGAGGCTTCTTTGGTGTTTGACAAAGCAGATGAGACGGCTTACCGCGTTCGTTTTTACCCTGGGGCGATTACGGATTTTTACGGTGAGACCAATGACACACTACAATACAATTTCAGGACCATCGCCTTATCCGACTATGGTACCCTGGACCTAAATTTGGTGGGCCAGGCCAATTATCCCCTGGTTGTTCAGTTGGTCGATGAGAGTTATCGCGTGGTCAGGGAAGCTCGCCTCCAATCCCAGGAACCGATAAATTTCGATTATATCCTTCCCGCAAAATACTATATCCGTTTGATCGAGGATTCCAACGATAATGGGAGATGGGATAGCGGAAATTTCTTAAAAAGACTACTACCCGAAAAGGTGATCTACTATCCAGAACTGATCGAGGTCCGGGCCAATTGGAGTCTGAACGAAACCTTTATACTTGGAGACTAA
- a CDS encoding ComF family protein, producing the protein MLDFLFPRVCHGCETVLYPEENVLCLYCLSKLPILAHHRYQDKQMELFFYGRLRLKYATSLVRFEKKGLTQRLLHKLKYHGKQQIGAFFGKWMGSELACTHLYNQIDLVVPVPLHPKKLRKRGYNQVERFAQEIAGQLRAAYEPTILKREGRRTSQVFRSRSARMLDETTFHVRDGAHLEGKHVLLVDDIITTGMTLELCGKELLKLNPSSLSLVTIAIAS; encoded by the coding sequence ATGCTGGATTTTCTCTTTCCAAGAGTATGCCATGGTTGCGAGACCGTATTATATCCGGAAGAAAATGTTTTATGCCTGTATTGTCTGTCCAAGTTGCCAATTCTGGCCCATCATCGTTATCAGGACAAACAAATGGAGCTGTTCTTTTATGGCAGGTTGCGCCTGAAATACGCAACTTCCTTGGTCCGTTTTGAGAAGAAAGGTCTTACCCAAAGACTCCTGCATAAATTAAAGTATCACGGAAAGCAACAAATAGGGGCCTTCTTCGGGAAGTGGATGGGATCGGAGCTTGCTTGCACTCATCTGTACAATCAAATTGACCTGGTGGTCCCTGTCCCACTCCATCCAAAAAAATTGCGAAAACGTGGTTATAACCAGGTGGAACGATTCGCCCAGGAGATCGCAGGACAGTTGAGGGCTGCGTATGAACCCACCATATTGAAGCGTGAAGGCAGAAGAACTTCACAGGTCTTTCGGTCCCGTTCCGCAAGAATGCTAGATGAGACCACCTTTCATGTACGAGATGGTGCTCACCTAGAAGGGAAACACGTGCTTTTGGTAGATGACATTATAACTACCGGGATGACACTCGAACTATGCGGAAAGGAATTACTCAAGTTAAATCCTTCTTCACTGAGCCTGGTCACCATTGCCATAGCCTCCTAA